In one Mauremys mutica isolate MM-2020 ecotype Southern chromosome 3, ASM2049712v1, whole genome shotgun sequence genomic region, the following are encoded:
- the OXER1 gene encoding LOW QUALITY PROTEIN: oxoeicosanoid receptor 1 (The sequence of the model RefSeq protein was modified relative to this genomic sequence to represent the inferred CDS: inserted 1 base in 1 codon), which produces MSNTTTDEVATISVIFAPVLGVEIVIGLVGNGIALGIFCSYRTLWSSSTVYLFSLIIADLFLIINLPFCIHYYMKNEVWVFTVTFCSVNLFMLSMNRTASTVFLTAIAMDRYFKVVHPHHQLSKISTCCAAKVAIALWIIVILMNSHVFTLDHSQSKNSACQSYNPRLEPPAAATWHEILFFLEFFLPLGIIMFCIFNIILKLKQRKLAKRNKVQRSVKVLIVFVLVYTVCFLPSILIATVALVTIKVSPKXIGKLLHASFAFTYLNNDPVLYCFSSQVFLNRCKKVLCQAGWFKTSRTEGTNESSSRYSEQRMKTLQSPTVRK; this is translated from the exons ATGAGCAACACGACAACGGATGAAGTTGCCACAATTTCAGTGATTTTTGCTCCTGTGCTTGGTGTGGAGATTGTCATAGGACTTGTTGGAAATGGCATTGCTTTGGGCATCTTTTGCTCCTACAGGACTCTCTGGTCATCAAGCACTGTGTATTTATTCAGCTTGATCATCGCTGATCTCTTCTTGATAATCAACTTGCCATTTTGTATCCACTACTACATGAAGAATGAAGTCTGGGTCTTCACAGTGACATTCTGCAGTGTCAACCTATTCATGTTGTCAATGAACAGGACAGCAAGCACTGTATTTCTCACTGCCATTGCGATGGATCGCTACTTTAAAGTGGTTCATCCTCACCACCAACTGAGTAAAATATCAACATGCTGTGCCGCAAAAGTAGCAATTGCACTTTGGATCATAGTTATACTGATGAACAGCCATGTCTTTACCTTGGATCATAGTCAGAGTAAGAACAGTGCATGTCAAAGTTATAACCCTCGTCTTGaaccaccagcagcagccacatggcatgaaatattattttttcttgaATTTTTTCTGCCTTTAGGAATCATCATGTTCTGTATTTTCAACATTATCTTGAAGCTAAAGCAGAGGAAATTGGCTAAAAGGAACAAGGTCCAAAGATCTGTGAAAGTGCTGATAGTCTTTGTTTTGGTATATACCGTCTGCTTCTTGCCTAGTATTTTAATTGCTACAGTGGCGCTGGTTACTATAAAAGTATCCCCTA ATATTGGCAAGTTATTACATGCCTCATTTGCCTTTACATACCTAAACAATGATCCAGTTCTGTATTGCTTTTCAAGCCAAGTATTCCTAAATAGATGCAAAAAAGTGCTTTGCCAGGCTGGATGGTTTAAAACCTCTCGGACAGAAGGAACCAATGAAAGTTCATCAAGATATTCTGAACAAAGAATGAAGACCCTCCAATCACCAACAGTAAGGAAATAG